From the genome of Metarhizium brunneum chromosome 4, complete sequence, one region includes:
- the plcN_2 gene encoding Non-hemolytic phospholipase C: protein MAGLRFAGLAPILVLCSSLAGNVNAAGLADIDHVVLFMQENRAFDHYFGTMAGVRGFSDANLQTNNGVPVWKQLTTRQQTTKTDHVTPWYLNYLGGNWSEATQCMTAGSNGWFENHAAWNFGSNDHWAMNNTPWSIGFYKKQDLPTQWALAENWVIGDMYQESVVASTNPNRVSWVSGSINVPGSPQKPDQGGNPYIDNNETPGCESGGVNCFPLKWKTVAEYYQDAGVSWNVFQDADNFDDNPYAWFDQFRRSTKGSALYDHGLKGSSLDSFYDQAAKGTLPEISWIVGPMQLSEHPPYSPHDGAWLQDTITRAVLNSPKYNKTALIISYDETGGWFDHVNPHHSPDGTPGEWLNDPQGKVGHTFAGPGFRLPFYIISPWTRNGGVYTEHSDHNSQILFIEKWQAAKGKNVQTREMVPWRRDNMADLTSAFDFQNPDYSIPSLPTAPKPHVNFKGQYDGSSYCQSRFPATRPPVPYTGDGVIDDLTTMVEHGFKPIRGKLTEGRYLVLETNGHSLTNAGSKTATSATVTKSTPNHDDIANRWIAHAEQIGGDVFTLQSASDEQYLCKDGSLCADAKNAEAFTVQFTASKGYSWKQRDGGKYLSGDGAELDFSGDAKYWKIFSVSY, encoded by the exons ATGGCTGGACTACGATTCGCTGGCCTTGCGCCAATCTTGGTGCTTTGTAGCTCCCTTGCTGGAAATGTCAACGCTGCCGGCTTGGCGGACATCGACCATGTCGTCCTCTTCATGCAAG AAAACCGCGCGTTTGATCACTACTTTGGCACCATGGCTGGTGTTCGTGGATTTAGTGACGCAAATCTTCAAACAAACAACGGCGTGCCCGTTTGGAAGCAGCTCACTACTCGGCAGCAAACCACCAAGACGGACCATGTCACCCCGTGGTACCTCAACTACCTCGGCGGGAACTGGTCCGAGGCAACGCAGTGCATGACTGCTGGCAGCAATGGTTGGTTTGAAAACCACGCCGCCTGGAACTTTGGTTCAAACGACCACTGGGCCATGAACAACACTCCCTGGAGCATCGGATTTTATAAGAAGCAAGACCTTCCTACTCAGTGGGCCTTGGCTGAAAACTGGGTGATTGGAGACATGTACCAG GAATCCGTCGTTGCTTCCACCAACCCAAATCGTGTCAGCTGGGTTTCAGGCTCCATCAATGTCCCTGGTTCGCCGCAGAAGCCTGATCAAGGCGGTAATCCATATATTGATAACAACGAGACCCCTGGGTGCGAAAGCGGTGGTGTCAATTGCTTTCCGCTCAAGTGGAAGACTGTTGCTGAATACTATCAGGATGCGGGGGTGTCTTGGAATGTGTTTCAGGACGCCGATAACTTTGACGACAACCCATATGCTTGGTTTGATCAGTTCAGACGGTCCACCAAGGGCTCTGCCCTGTATGACCACGGCCTCAAAGGTTCTTCTCTTGACTCATTCTACGACCAGGCTGCCAAAGGAACTCTGCCCGAAATATCGTGGATTGTAGGCCCCATGCAACTATCTGAGCATCCGCCCTACTCTCCACACGACGGCGCCTGGCTGCAAGACACCATCACTCGGGCCGTTCTCAACTCGCCCAAGTACAACAAGACTGCTTTAATAATTTCATACGACGAAACCGGGGGCTGGTTTGACCATGTGAATCCCCATCATTCGCCCGACGGGACACCGGGAGAGTGGCTCAACGACCCGCAGGGCAAGGTTGGGCATACTTTTGCCGGCCCTGGCTTTAGACTTCCATTTTACATTATTTCCCCATGGACTCGCAATGGGGGCGTCTACACGGAGCACTCGGATCACAACTCACAAATTCTGTTTATCGAAAAGTGGCAGGCTGCCAAGGGCAAAAACGTCCAAACCAGAGAAATGGTTCCCTGGCGCCGCGACAACATGGCCGATTTAACTAGTGCCTTTGATTTCCAAAACCCAGACTACAGCATTCCCAGTCTTCCAACCGCTCCTAAGCCACATGTCAATTTCAAAGGCCAATACGATGGATCTTCATACTGTCAGTCCAGGTTTCCAGCCACCCGACCTCCCGTTCCCTACACCGGAGATGGCGTCATCGATGATCTCACCACCATGGTCGAGCACGGCTTCAAGCCAATCCGTGGCAAGCTCACCGAGGGACGCTACCTGGTGCTGGAAACGAATGGGCACTCATTGACCAACGCGGGGAGCAAGACTGCTACGAGCGCAACCGTCACCAAAAGCACCCCAAACCACGACGACATTGCCAACAGATGGATTGCCCATGCCGAGCAAATCGGAGGCGATGTTTTCACGTTGCAGAGTGCGAGCGACGAGCAGTATCTTTGCAAGGACGGGAGCCTCTGCGCCGACGCCAAGAACGCTGAAGCGTTTACGGTCCAATTCACCGCTAGCAAGGGATATAGCTGGAAGCAGCGGGATGGAGGCAAGTACCTGTCTGGTGATGGGGCCGAGCTTGACTTCTCTGGCGATGCCAAGTACTGGAAAATTTTCAGCGTCAGCTACTAA
- the PON2_1 gene encoding Serum paraoxonase/arylesterase 2, with translation MAGGPSLASSGAILILAIFAAFLYTAELPRAKVVLGFGRKQSSTVVANANDFHTIPDTVHCEDLHYHEPSRLIFTACEGVEATRYAWFPALGHFDDPNVGLKAQGSIEVIDPSTMKAKKLKFTNFNGPFVTHGIDVIDDPDKPKGKAVYLFAVNHLPNPAFAEDASEPKARSIVEVFYYDIGSDSVEHVRSVWHPLITTPNDIVAVSPTSFFVTNDHFYRDGIKREIETLYFGAKWSNTIFVEFTELTDGSFRDSDVEVKASVALDGVHNNNGLGHGRTPSEVLVVSCASGRLHIADVVSPKSDGESPRIAIRQSVAFDSTLDNPSWFRDPYANSTYDASGLVVAGLPRAVDLAKNQHNPRGTDGAIVWKATPSRDETAGNEESWVNRLLFEDDSTRIRTASAAVLVAIDPAKEKGERKAWLFVTGFISTNVVAAKVAL, from the exons ATGGCAGGCGGACCGTCTTTGGCTTCCTCGGGAGCAATTCTAATCCTGGCCATCTTTGCGGCCTTCCTTTATACCGCCGAGCTGCCGCGCGCCAAGGTCGTGCTCGGCTTCGGACGCAAGCAAAGCAGCACCGTCGTCGCAAACGCCAACGACTTCCACACCATCCCCGACACCGTCCACTGCGAGGACCTTCACTACCACGAGCCCAGCCGTCTCATCTTTACTGCCTGcgaaggcgtcgaggccaCCCGGTATGCCTGGTTTCCCGCCCTGGGCCACTTCGACGACCCCAACGTGGGCCTCAAGGCCCAGGGCAGCATCGAGGTCATTGATCCCAGT ACAATGAAggcaaagaagctcaagttCACCAACTTCAACGGGCCGTTTGTGACGCATGGCATTGACGTCATCGACGATCCCGACAAgcccaagggcaaggccGTCTACCTCTTCGCCGTCAACCATCTGCCGAATCCCGCCTTCGCCGAAGACGCCAGCGAACCCAAGGCGCGCTCCATCGTCGAAGTCTTCTACTACGACATTGGCAGCGATTCCGTCGAGCACGTCCGCTCCGTGTGGCACCCGCTCATCACCACGCCCAACGACATTGTCGCCGTGTCGCCAACCTCGTTTTTCGTCACAAACGACCACTTCTACCGAGACGGCATCAAGCGCGAGATCGAGACGCTCTACTTTGGCGCCAAGTGGTCCAACACAATCTTCGTCGAGTTCACCGAGCTCACCGACGGCTCCTTCCGTGACAGCGACGTCGAGGTCAAGGCCTCGGTCGCGCTCGACGGCGtccacaacaacaacggcctgggccacggccggACGCCGTCCGAGGTTCTGGTCGTCAGCTGCGCCAGCGGCAGGCTGCACATTGCCGACGTCGTCTCACCCAAGAGCGACGGGGAATCGCCCAGGATTGCCATCCGGCAGTCTGTCGCCTTCGATTCCACCCTGGACAATCCCAGCTGGTTCCGTGACCCGTATGCCAACTCGACGTACGATGCGagcggcctcgtcgtcgctggtCTGCCAAGAGCCGTCGACTTGGCGAAGAACCAACACAATCCTCGGGGCACGGACGGCGCCATAGTGTGGAAGGCTACGCCTTCTCGTGACGAGACGGCCGGCAACGAGGAGTCGTGGGTGAACCGGCTTCTGTTCGAGGACGACTCGACGCGCATCCGGACGGCGAGCGCTGCCGTTCTCGTTGCCATTGATCCGGCGAAAGAGAAGGGCGAGCGCAAGGCTTGGTTATTTGTGACGGGCTTCATTTCAACAAACGTGGTCGCGGCCAAGGTGGCTTTGTGA
- the alaXL gene encoding Alanyl-tRNA editing protein AlaX-L, which produces MTVPGKTKHVYQYDGKLTELATKVHSVRSFASLEDANRLLFKNGADDDFVMVTSETIFHPQGGGQPSDEGFITWSPSGTTAADAPPDHTSSFHVKAVRIDAVHGSQVLHLGSFPTPAAASQVQPGDQVTQVLDVEKRLLHSRLHTAGHVLGSAVRSLLETEIPGFDELKASHFPDSAGCEFKGAIEGKWKAPIQRRVDEYLARSMPVEVEFWTERDFCREGLARLIPDRRLLPPGEDKFRVVRIVGADVYPCGGTHVDTTDLCGETTVKKIARSKGTSRVSYTVA; this is translated from the coding sequence ATGACAGTACCCGGCAAGACAAAACATGTATATCAGTACGACGGGAAGCTCACGGAGCTCGCGACAAAGGTGCACTCGGTCCGGTCCTTTGCGAGTTTGGAGGACGCCAATCGACTTCTCTTCAAGAatggcgccgacgacgactttgtcATGGTAACCAGCGAGACCATATTTCACCCTCAGGGCGGCGGACAGCCCTCCGACGAGGGTTTCATCACCTGGAGCCCCAGCGGCACCACGGCAGCCGACGCACCGCCAGACCACACCTCGTCCTTCCACGTCAAGGCCGTCcgcatcgacgccgtccacGGCTCGCAAGTGCTGCACCTCGGCTCGTTTCCAACGCCCGCCGCAGCCTCCCAAGTCCAGCCCGGCGACCAAGTGACGCAGGTCCTGGACGTGGAAAAGCGCCTCCTGCACTCGCGCCTCCACACGGCCGGCCACGTCTTGGGCTCCGCCGTGCGCAGTCTGCTCGAGACGGAAATCCCCGGCTTCGAcgagctcaaggcctcgCACTTCCCCGACAGCGCGGGCTGCGAGTTCAAGGGCGCCATAGAGGGAAAGTGGAAGGCGCCGATCCAGAGGCGCGTCGACGAATACCTGGCGCGGTCGATGCCCGTCGAGGTTGAGTTTTGGACCGAGCGCGACTTTTGCAGAGAGGGCCTGGCGCGGCTGATTCCCGATCGGCGCCTGCTGCCCCCCGGCGAGGACAAGTTCCGCGTTGTGcgcatcgtcggcgccgacgtctATCCCTGCGGGGGGACACACGTCGACACGACGGACTTGTGTGGCGAGACTACGGTCAAGAAGATTGCCAGGAGTAAGGGCACGAGCCGGGTGAGCTACACGGTGGCATGA